Proteins co-encoded in one Enterobacter sp. R4-368 genomic window:
- the fabZ gene encoding 3-hydroxyacyl-ACP dehydratase FabZ: MTTDTHTLHIEEILELLPHRYPFLLVDRVLDFEEGRFLRAVKNVSVNEPFFQGHFPGKPIFPGVLILEAMAQATGILAFKSVGKLEPGELYYFAGIDEARFKRPVVPGDQMIMEVTFEKTRRGLTRFKGVALVDGKIVCEATMMCARSREA, encoded by the coding sequence TTGACTACTGACACTCATACTCTGCACATTGAAGAGATCCTGGAGCTTCTGCCGCACCGCTACCCGTTCTTACTGGTTGATCGCGTGCTGGATTTTGAAGAAGGTCGTTTTCTGCGCGCAGTCAAAAATGTTTCGGTAAACGAGCCGTTTTTCCAGGGGCACTTCCCTGGCAAACCGATTTTCCCGGGCGTGCTGATTCTTGAAGCAATGGCGCAGGCAACCGGTATTCTGGCGTTTAAAAGCGTTGGTAAACTGGAGCCGGGTGAGCTGTATTACTTCGCCGGTATCGACGAAGCGCGCTTTAAGCGTCCTGTTGTGCCAGGCGATCAGATGATCATGGAAGTCACTTTCGAAAAAACCCGCCGTGGCCTGACCCGTTTTAAAGGGGTTGCGCTGGTAGACGGTAAAATTGTTTGTGAAGCTACTATGATGTGTGCACGTAGCCGGGAGGCCTGA